From a single Kitasatospora sp. NBC_00458 genomic region:
- a CDS encoding response regulator transcription factor, with translation MTEAAPTGVSPAGEPGRTARVVLVDDHRMFRTGVRAEIGRTEATGIDVVGEADDVESAVRVVAETRPDVVLLDVHLPGGGGVEVLRRSAGLMGEQGGVKFLALSVSDAAEDVIGVIRGGARGYVTKTITGTDLVNAIFRIADGDAVFSPRLAGFVLDAFAATDTPPVDEDLDRLTQREREVLRLIARGYAYKEIAKQLFISVKTVESHVSAVLRKLQLSNRHELTRWATARRLV, from the coding sequence ATGACTGAGGCAGCGCCGACGGGGGTCTCTCCGGCCGGAGAACCGGGGAGGACCGCGAGGGTCGTGCTGGTCGACGACCACCGGATGTTCCGGACGGGGGTCCGGGCCGAGATCGGGCGCACCGAGGCGACCGGGATCGACGTGGTCGGCGAGGCCGACGACGTGGAGTCGGCGGTCCGGGTGGTCGCCGAGACGCGGCCCGACGTGGTGCTGCTCGACGTCCACCTGCCCGGTGGCGGCGGGGTCGAGGTGCTGCGGCGTTCGGCCGGGCTGATGGGGGAGCAGGGGGGGGTGAAGTTCCTGGCGCTCTCCGTGTCGGACGCGGCCGAGGACGTGATCGGCGTGATCCGCGGCGGCGCGCGCGGCTACGTGACCAAGACGATCACCGGGACCGATCTGGTCAACGCGATCTTCCGGATCGCCGACGGCGACGCGGTCTTCTCGCCGCGGCTGGCCGGGTTCGTGCTGGACGCCTTCGCCGCGACCGACACCCCGCCGGTGGACGAGGACCTGGACCGGCTCACCCAGCGCGAGCGGGAGGTGCTGCGGCTGATCGCGCGCGGGTACGCGTACAAGGAGATCGCCAAGCAGCTGTTCATCTCGGTGAAGACGGTGGAGAGCCACGTCTCGGCGGTGCTGCGCAAGCTCCAGCTGAGCAACCGGCACGAGCTGACCAGGTGGGCCACGGCGCGCCGGCTGGTCTGA
- a CDS encoding cobalamin B12-binding domain-containing protein → MGVSGPIRVVVAKPGLDGHDRGAKVIARALRDAGMEVIYTGLHQTPEQVVDTAIQEDADGIGLSILSGAHMTLCARVLELLKERDAEDIKVFCGGIIPDEDIVELKAMGVADIFTPGTPTSDVVAWVTANLRAAG, encoded by the coding sequence ATGGGTGTGTCAGGACCGATCCGCGTGGTGGTCGCCAAGCCGGGGCTGGACGGCCACGACCGCGGCGCCAAGGTCATCGCGCGCGCCCTGCGCGACGCCGGCATGGAGGTCATCTACACCGGCCTGCACCAGACGCCGGAGCAGGTGGTCGACACCGCGATCCAGGAGGACGCGGACGGCATCGGGCTCTCGATCCTCTCCGGTGCGCACATGACGCTCTGCGCGCGGGTGCTGGAGCTGCTGAAGGAGCGCGACGCGGAGGACATCAAGGTCTTCTGCGGCGGGATCATCCCGGACGAGGACATCGTCGAGCTCAAGGCGATGGGCGTCGCCGACATCTTCACCCCGGGCACGCCGACCAGCGACGTGGTCGCCTGGGTCACGGCCAACCTCCGGGCCGCCGGCTGA
- a CDS encoding M23 family metallopeptidase, translating into MAYEAVARPTRAELRVAAREQSRAQRRDAAKAATRTALLRVALPSVAALGVAAAAAITVQGEADQQRAQATGRTPEQTAGTTDDAAGRAAAEQAAQSAQQALAAGDAAQASRGDARQQLSGAQGAPETATQAAAAAEAPKRPAVSLPVAQAGLGEVFGAAGTHWAKRHTGIDFPVDGGTQVLAVTDGTIRTQWNASYGYMSILKMSDGTEAWYCHLRSYKIRKGTVKAGDVIAFVGSSGNSTGPHLHFEIRPGDGGAPVDPLPWFLAQGVDPR; encoded by the coding sequence ATGGCTTACGAAGCAGTCGCCCGCCCCACCCGTGCGGAGCTGCGCGTCGCCGCCCGCGAACAGTCGCGCGCCCAGCGCCGCGACGCCGCCAAGGCCGCGACCCGGACGGCGCTGCTGCGGGTCGCGCTGCCCTCGGTGGCCGCGCTCGGCGTGGCCGCGGCGGCCGCGATCACCGTGCAGGGCGAAGCCGACCAGCAGCGCGCCCAGGCGACCGGCCGGACGCCCGAACAGACCGCCGGGACCACGGACGACGCGGCGGGCAGGGCGGCCGCCGAGCAGGCCGCGCAGAGCGCCCAGCAGGCGCTCGCCGCCGGGGACGCCGCCCAGGCCTCCCGCGGCGACGCCAGGCAGCAGCTCTCCGGCGCCCAGGGCGCCCCCGAGACGGCCACCCAGGCGGCGGCCGCCGCCGAGGCGCCGAAGCGCCCCGCGGTCTCCCTGCCGGTGGCCCAGGCCGGCCTCGGCGAGGTGTTCGGCGCGGCGGGCACCCACTGGGCCAAGCGCCACACCGGCATCGACTTCCCGGTGGACGGCGGCACGCAGGTCCTGGCCGTCACCGACGGCACCATCCGCACGCAGTGGAACGCGTCGTACGGCTACATGTCGATACTCAAGATGTCCGACGGCACCGAGGCCTGGTACTGCCACCTGCGCTCGTACAAGATCCGCAAGGGCACGGTGAAGGCCGGCGACGTCATCGCCTTCGTCGGCAGCAGCGGCAACAGCACCGGCCCGCACCTGCACTTCGAGATCCGCCCGGGCGACGGCGGTGCGCCGGTCGACCCGCTGCCCTGGTTCCTCGCCCAGGGCGTCGACCCGCGCTGA
- a CDS encoding acyltransferase family protein, translating to MSGPVPLPPADGRPQRRPRLFALDGLRLIAALAVLSFHWTADGDAKEIWGGRTPHEFMPELSRFTSYGWLGVQLFFIISGFVICMSCWGRRPGDFFVSRVVRLMPAYWAAVLFTTVVLLAVPTFGRAAARGGIDANTVLVNLTLFQKPLNSTYIDGVYWTLWMELQFYLLFAIVVRMGLSYRRVTAFCGIWAVASLLVPQAGNPLLTLFVMPLEAPYFIAGVAIYLMYRFGPNLMLWGIVGFTWLTSMGRIDELKRGFEGAAGHTLSWNVVAAVITAAYLVIIAVALGYFDWARWRWLTVAGALTYPLYLIHQEAGWTMIHWLRSLGAGNGAALAVSFVAALSVAWLLHRLVERPLGGLLKRRLTKSVEAMRAASGGTGVRPSADGPQPSADGRGAAQPLR from the coding sequence GTGAGCGGGCCGGTTCCGCTGCCGCCGGCGGACGGTCGCCCGCAGCGCAGGCCCCGGCTCTTCGCCCTCGACGGCCTGCGGCTGATCGCGGCACTCGCCGTGCTGTCCTTCCACTGGACCGCGGACGGCGACGCCAAGGAGATCTGGGGAGGCCGCACCCCGCACGAGTTCATGCCGGAGCTGTCGCGCTTCACCTCCTACGGCTGGCTCGGCGTGCAGCTGTTCTTCATCATCAGCGGGTTCGTCATCTGCATGAGCTGCTGGGGCCGCCGGCCCGGGGACTTCTTCGTCTCGCGCGTGGTGCGGCTGATGCCCGCCTACTGGGCGGCGGTCCTGTTCACCACCGTCGTGCTGCTGGCCGTGCCCACCTTCGGCCGGGCGGCGGCCAGGGGCGGCATCGACGCCAACACCGTCCTGGTCAACCTCACCCTGTTCCAGAAGCCGCTGAACAGCACGTACATCGACGGCGTCTACTGGACGCTCTGGATGGAGCTGCAGTTCTACCTGCTCTTCGCCATCGTCGTCAGGATGGGCCTCAGCTACCGCCGGGTGACGGCCTTCTGCGGCATCTGGGCGGTGGCGTCCCTGCTGGTGCCCCAGGCGGGGAACCCGCTGCTGACCTTGTTCGTGATGCCGCTGGAGGCCCCGTACTTCATCGCGGGCGTGGCGATCTACCTGATGTACCGCTTCGGCCCCAACCTCATGCTCTGGGGGATCGTCGGCTTCACCTGGCTCACCTCGATGGGGCGGATCGACGAGCTGAAGCGGGGGTTCGAGGGGGCGGCCGGCCACACGCTGTCGTGGAACGTCGTCGCCGCGGTGATCACCGCGGCCTACCTGGTGATCATCGCGGTGGCCCTCGGGTACTTCGACTGGGCGCGGTGGCGGTGGCTCACCGTGGCGGGCGCGCTGACCTACCCGCTCTACCTGATCCATCAGGAAGCCGGCTGGACCATGATCCACTGGCTGCGCTCGCTGGGGGCCGGCAACGGCGCGGCGCTGGCGGTCTCCTTCGTCGCGGCGCTGTCCGTGGCCTGGCTGCTGCACCGGCTGGTCGAGCGGCCGCTCGGCGGCCTGCTGAAGCGCCGCCTCACCAAGTCCGTCGAGGCGATGAGGGCGGCCTCCGGGGGGACCGGCGTCCGGCCCTCGGCCGACGGTCCCCAGCCCTCGGCCGACGGCCGGGGCGCCGCGCAGCCGCTGCGGTAG
- the pcrA gene encoding DNA helicase PcrA yields MNSLFDDLPLPGFEAPAAGSKQPAPPIDEEPPPYGDDAPYDAYEEAIPDGLFQSSPFSEPGGGAEAERDAWYRNGAARPVIDPAKLLEGMNDPQREAVLHAGSPLLIVAGAGSGKTRVLTHRIAHLLGARGVQPGEILAITFTNKAAGEMRERVEQLVGPRARAMWVSTFHSACVRILRRESKLLGFTSSFSIYDSADSQRLMALVCRDLDLDPKQFPPKSFTAKISNLKNELIDEETYADQAANPMEKKLAEAYFLYQRRLREANALDFDDIIMTTVNLLQAFPDVAEHYRRRFRHILVDEYQDTNHAQYTLVRELSGGAAVAPKRTADGDYVNPAAGRLAEVEPAELCVVGDADQSIYAFRGATIRNILQFEEDYPNATTILLEQNYRSTQTILSAANAVIERNSSRREKKLWTAGEHGEKVVGYVADDEHGEAQFIADEIDRLTDAGDAKPGDVAIFYRTNAQSRVFEEVFIRVGLPYKVVGGVRFYERKEVKDVLAYLRVLSNPEDTVPLRRILNVPKRGIGERAEAMIDALAARERISFAQALLRVDEAYGLAARSANAVKKFNALLAGLRQVVESGAGPAAVLEAVLEETGYLAELQSSTDPQDETRVENLQELASVALEYEQDPGERPDAGEDGAPPVGSLPDFLERVALVADSDQIPDEDDEGRGVITMMTLHTAKGLEFPVVFLTGMEDGIFPHMRALNQVKELEEERRLAYVGLTRARQRLYLTRSVLRSAWGQPAYNPASRFLEEIPESLVEWKRRGASSAPASRGYSSGSSWGGRSGGSSGGSSGGPSSRGGSSRGSAAASPKAGWGQSARRTGAAVEREVVALAVGDRVTHDTFGLGTVVATTGVGDKAQATVDFGTEGRKQLLLRYAPVEKL; encoded by the coding sequence ATGAATAGCCTCTTTGACGACCTCCCGCTCCCCGGTTTCGAGGCCCCGGCCGCCGGGTCGAAGCAGCCCGCGCCGCCCATCGACGAGGAGCCGCCGCCGTACGGGGACGACGCCCCGTACGACGCCTACGAGGAGGCGATCCCGGACGGGCTGTTCCAGAGCAGCCCGTTCAGCGAGCCCGGCGGCGGCGCCGAGGCCGAACGGGACGCCTGGTACCGCAACGGCGCCGCCCGGCCCGTGATCGACCCGGCGAAGCTGCTGGAGGGGATGAACGACCCGCAGCGCGAGGCCGTCCTGCACGCCGGCTCGCCGCTGCTGATCGTGGCCGGCGCGGGCTCCGGCAAGACCCGGGTGCTCACCCACCGGATCGCCCACCTGCTGGGCGCGCGCGGGGTGCAGCCGGGCGAGATCCTGGCGATCACCTTCACCAACAAGGCCGCCGGCGAGATGCGCGAGCGCGTCGAGCAGCTGGTCGGCCCGCGGGCCCGGGCGATGTGGGTCTCCACCTTCCACAGCGCCTGCGTGCGGATCCTGCGCCGCGAGTCCAAGCTGCTCGGCTTCACCTCGTCGTTCTCGATCTACGACTCGGCGGACTCGCAGCGGCTGATGGCCCTCGTCTGCCGGGACCTCGACCTCGACCCGAAGCAGTTCCCGCCGAAGTCCTTCACCGCGAAGATCAGCAACCTGAAGAACGAGCTGATCGACGAGGAGACCTACGCCGACCAGGCCGCCAACCCGATGGAGAAGAAGCTCGCCGAGGCGTACTTCCTCTACCAGCGGCGGCTGCGCGAGGCCAACGCCCTCGACTTCGACGACATCATCATGACGACGGTCAACCTCCTCCAGGCCTTCCCCGACGTCGCGGAGCACTACCGGCGGCGGTTCCGGCACATCCTGGTCGACGAGTACCAGGACACCAACCACGCCCAGTACACGCTGGTCCGCGAGCTGAGCGGGGGCGCCGCCGTCGCGCCCAAGCGCACCGCCGACGGGGACTACGTGAACCCGGCCGCCGGGCGGCTCGCCGAGGTGGAGCCCGCCGAGCTCTGCGTCGTCGGTGACGCGGACCAATCGATCTACGCCTTCCGCGGCGCGACGATCCGCAACATCCTCCAGTTCGAGGAGGACTACCCGAACGCCACCACGATCCTGCTGGAGCAGAACTACCGCTCCACCCAGACCATCCTGAGCGCCGCCAACGCCGTCATCGAGCGGAACAGCAGCAGGCGCGAGAAGAAGCTCTGGACGGCCGGCGAGCACGGCGAGAAGGTCGTCGGCTACGTCGCCGACGACGAGCACGGCGAGGCCCAGTTCATCGCCGACGAGATCGACCGGCTCACCGACGCCGGTGACGCCAAGCCCGGCGACGTCGCGATCTTCTACCGGACCAACGCGCAGTCCCGCGTCTTCGAGGAGGTGTTCATCCGGGTCGGCCTGCCCTACAAGGTGGTCGGCGGGGTGCGCTTCTACGAGCGCAAGGAGGTCAAGGACGTCCTGGCCTACCTGCGGGTGCTGTCCAACCCCGAGGACACCGTGCCGCTGCGCCGGATCCTCAACGTGCCCAAGCGCGGCATCGGCGAGCGCGCCGAGGCGATGATCGACGCGCTGGCCGCGCGCGAGCGGATCTCCTTCGCCCAGGCGCTGCTCCGGGTCGACGAGGCGTACGGACTGGCGGCCCGCTCGGCGAACGCGGTGAAGAAGTTCAACGCGCTGCTGGCCGGCCTCCGGCAGGTGGTCGAGTCCGGTGCCGGCCCGGCCGCCGTGCTGGAGGCGGTGCTGGAGGAGACCGGCTACCTGGCCGAGCTGCAGTCCTCGACCGACCCGCAGGACGAGACCCGGGTCGAGAACCTCCAGGAGCTGGCGTCCGTCGCCCTGGAGTACGAGCAGGACCCGGGCGAGCGGCCGGACGCCGGAGAGGACGGCGCCCCGCCGGTCGGCTCGCTGCCCGACTTCCTGGAGCGGGTCGCGCTGGTCGCGGACTCCGACCAGATCCCCGACGAGGACGACGAGGGGCGGGGCGTCATCACGATGATGACCCTGCACACCGCGAAGGGCCTGGAGTTCCCGGTGGTCTTCCTGACCGGCATGGAGGACGGGATCTTCCCGCACATGCGGGCGCTCAACCAGGTCAAGGAGCTGGAGGAGGAGCGGCGTCTCGCGTACGTCGGCCTGACCAGGGCGCGGCAGCGGCTCTACCTGACCAGGTCGGTGCTGCGCAGCGCCTGGGGGCAGCCCGCGTACAACCCGGCCTCGCGGTTCCTGGAGGAGATCCCGGAGTCGCTGGTGGAGTGGAAGCGCAGGGGGGCGTCGTCGGCGCCGGCCTCGCGCGGGTACTCCTCGGGGTCGTCCTGGGGCGGCAGGTCGGGCGGCTCGTCCGGGGGTTCGTCCGGCGGTCCGTCGTCGCGCGGGGGTTCGTCGCGGGGTTCGGCGGCGGCCTCGCCGAAGGCGGGCTGGGGGCAGTCGGCGCGGCGCACCGGTGCGGCGGTCGAGCGCGAGGTGGTGGCGCTCGCGGTCGGCGACCGGGTCACCCACGACACCTTCGGGCTGGGCACGGTGGTGGCCACCACCGGGGTCGGCGACAAGGCGCAGGCGACCGTGGACTTCGGCACGGAGGGGCGCAAGCAGCTGCTGCTGCGGTACGCGCCGGTGGAGAAGCTCTAG
- a CDS encoding DUF5691 domain-containing protein, whose translation MSTDRFTGGAPVPDPWESLHTAALLGTDRRPLPAPDPAAPYARDVDRTDQATALLELAALETVRRRAGALPVPAAGPPADPAPEDGRPELPAPAARRLSLLLSSRGTGAGVLANLGELLPQWLATARARGLRPPAATVPALLDAARARSELRPDAVALAGPLGRWLADRNPDWRFVLRTTAGSPPGPEAAAGGDHLWHEGLFAERVTHLTLLRRRDPAAGLALLRSTWPTERAEDRLLFLDALQEGLSPADEPFLEAALGDRSKNVRATAAELLSTLPGSALAARMAERARAAVHLSEHGTHLLVTPPTACDAAMQRDGIPPKSPTGRGERAWWFGEVIAAAPLAVWPAHTGLAPDRLLTLRVGDSIDETSSTWADDLREAWARAAVRQQDADWARALLGPPPSPAPGRTARSARTTGAPAKLLAVLPPAERAAWTAAFIEAHGLGEAFQLLGACATPWTPPLSTAVVGALDRAAASGAYPWSHSGVLGMTERALSPGAAEAVEALAAGAAPATAWGETFARLAGTLRFREAMLAELAGPADAA comes from the coding sequence ATGTCGACCGACCGCTTCACCGGAGGAGCCCCCGTGCCCGACCCCTGGGAGTCCCTGCACACCGCCGCCCTGCTCGGCACCGACCGCCGCCCGCTCCCCGCGCCCGACCCGGCCGCCCCGTACGCCCGGGACGTCGACCGCACCGACCAGGCCACCGCGCTGCTCGAACTCGCCGCCCTGGAGACGGTCCGCCGCCGCGCCGGCGCGCTGCCCGTCCCCGCCGCCGGACCGCCCGCCGACCCCGCCCCGGAGGACGGGCGCCCCGAACTGCCGGCCCCGGCCGCCCGCCGCCTCTCCCTGCTGCTCTCCAGCCGCGGCACCGGCGCCGGCGTCCTCGCCAACCTCGGCGAGCTGCTCCCGCAGTGGCTGGCCACCGCCCGCGCCCGCGGCCTCCGCCCGCCCGCAGCCACCGTCCCGGCCCTGCTGGACGCCGCCCGGGCCCGCAGCGAGCTGCGCCCCGACGCGGTCGCGCTGGCCGGCCCGCTCGGCCGCTGGCTCGCCGACCGCAACCCGGACTGGCGGTTCGTCCTGCGCACCACCGCCGGATCACCGCCGGGCCCGGAGGCGGCCGCCGGGGGCGACCACCTCTGGCACGAGGGCCTGTTCGCCGAGCGCGTCACCCACCTCACCCTGCTCCGCCGCCGCGACCCGGCCGCCGGCCTGGCCCTGCTGAGGAGCACCTGGCCCACCGAGCGCGCCGAGGACCGGCTGCTCTTCCTGGACGCCCTCCAGGAGGGCCTCTCGCCCGCCGACGAGCCCTTCCTGGAGGCCGCGCTCGGCGACCGCAGCAAGAACGTCCGGGCCACCGCCGCCGAGCTGCTGTCCACCCTGCCCGGCTCCGCGCTCGCCGCCCGGATGGCCGAGCGCGCCCGCGCCGCCGTCCACCTCTCCGAGCACGGCACCCACCTGCTGGTCACCCCGCCCACCGCCTGCGACGCGGCCATGCAGCGCGACGGCATACCCCCCAAGTCGCCCACCGGGCGCGGCGAACGGGCCTGGTGGTTCGGCGAGGTGATCGCCGCCGCGCCGCTCGCCGTCTGGCCCGCGCACACCGGTCTGGCACCCGACCGGCTGCTCACCCTGCGGGTCGGCGACTCCATCGACGAGACCAGCAGCACCTGGGCCGACGACCTGCGCGAGGCCTGGGCCCGGGCCGCCGTCCGCCAGCAGGACGCCGACTGGGCCCGCGCGCTGCTCGGCCCGCCGCCCTCGCCCGCCCCCGGCCGGACGGCCCGGAGCGCCCGCACCACCGGCGCCCCGGCCAAACTGCTCGCGGTGCTCCCGCCCGCCGAACGGGCCGCCTGGACGGCCGCGTTCATCGAGGCGCACGGCCTGGGCGAGGCCTTCCAGCTGCTCGGCGCCTGCGCGACACCGTGGACCCCGCCGCTCTCCACCGCCGTGGTGGGGGCGCTGGACCGGGCCGCCGCCTCCGGCGCCTACCCGTGGAGCCACAGCGGAGTGCTCGGGATGACCGAGCGCGCGCTCTCCCCCGGGGCCGCCGAAGCCGTCGAGGCGCTGGCCGCCGGCGCCGCGCCCGCCACCGCCTGGGGCGAGACCTTCGCCCGGCTGGCCGGCACCCTGCGCTTCCGCGAGGCGATGCTCGCCGAACTGGCCGGTCCCGCGGACGCCGCCTGA